From one Pseudoliparis swirei isolate HS2019 ecotype Mariana Trench chromosome 5, NWPU_hadal_v1, whole genome shotgun sequence genomic stretch:
- the slain2 gene encoding SLAIN motif-containing protein 2 isoform X4, whose amino-acid sequence MEDINSNINADLEVRKLQDLVKKLEQQNEQLRSRSTTRSSSGTQQHQHQHHQQPHHRPLSDGGYDPSLTAGTAAGLAGGFPGGVGFGGGLENRSPRRSYDGVSFRRAYEFEGATAAADGGETSILDEVDILDLEDMDCLNEDEDSWLYEARPDSPQQNALSPIVWCRQALDNPSPEMESAKRSLIHRLDLTMSANKRRSLYGTPYSQQGYGTPYSQQGTPYSQQGSPYSQQGYGSPYSSPYSSGFNSPSSTLSRGPVVRQQLSSGNAAHQRNAAAAAERSAALERSAPPPAVSPQSSVDSELSTSEMDEDSVGSSNTYKLNDVTDVQILARMQEESLRQDYAASASRRSSGSSVQSLRRGAFSDQELDLQSLEDEEEAAHPAFHLPSSRFSPSPRGSPRASPRNSPRSRSPARSADHGRGSPQPAGSRLQQPRHSLQGHAHDSQANALKNEEKLRRSLPNLTRASAAPAVQNPEPVKNSRSYESNLQVPNGGSPRQQNQSATAAPPPRASAPSRSSPKPKQHLQSPAALRVPSPSKLRTPVTPSPLALRQPVKATSNPGSAPSTPTRSLAPPRSGLPRPSAAAGGGGIPLPRSKLAQPVRRSLPAPQSYSGGAGENWREGCY is encoded by the exons ATGGAGGACATCAACTCGAACATCAACGCGGACCTGGAGGTGCGGAAGCTCCAGGACCTGGTGAAGAAGCTCGAGCAGCAGAACGAGCAGCTCCGGAGCCGGTCCACGACGCGGTCCTCGTCCGGGacccagcagcaccagcaccagcaccaccagcagccCCACCACAGACCCCTCAGCGACGGCGGCTACGACCCGTCGCTCACCGCGGGGACGGCAGCCGGGCTGGCCGGCGGCTTCCCCGGCGGGGTGGGGTTCGGCGGCGGGCTGGAGAACCGGAGCCCCCGGCGCTCCTACGACGGCGTCAGCTTCAGGAGGGCGTACGAGTTCGAGGGGGCGACGGCCGCCGCGGACGGCGGGGAGACGTCCATCCTGGACGAAGTGGACATCTTGGATCTCGAGGACATGGATTGTCTGAACGAGGACGAGGACAGCTG GCTGTACGAGGCCCGGCCCGACAGCCCCCAGCAGAACGCCCTGAGCCCCATCGTGTGGTGCCGCCAGGCGCTGGACAACCCCAGCCCGGAGATGGAGTCGGCCAAGCGCTCCCTCATCCACCGGCTGGACCTCACCATGTCAG CCAACAAGCGCAGGAGCCTGTATGGGACCCCCTACAGCCAGCAGGGCTATGGGACCCCCTACAGCCAGCAGGGGACCCCCTACAGCCAGCAGGGGAGCCCCTACAGCCAGCAGGGCTATGGGAGCCCCTACAGCAGCCCCTACAGCAGCGGCTtcaactccccctcctccaccctcagcAGAGGGCCCGTCGTCCGGCAGCAGCTCTCCTCCGGGAACGCAG CTCACCAGAGgaacgcggcggcggcggcggagaggAGCGCAGCGTTGGAGAGGAGCGCCCCTCCCCCGGCCGTGAGCCCCCAGTCGTCCGTGGACAGCGAGCTGAGCACCTCCGAGATGGACGAGGACTCGGTCGGCTCCTCCAACACCTACAAGCTCAACGACGTCACGGACGTCCAGATCCTGGCCCGCATGCAGGAGGAGA GTCTGAGGCAGGACTACGCGGCCTCGGCGTCGCGCCGCAGCTCGGGCTCGTCGGTCCAGTCTCTCCGCCGCGGCGCCTTCAGCGACCAGGAGCTGGACCTGCAGAgcctggaggacgaggaggaggcggcgcacCCGGCCTTCCACCTGCCCTCCAGCCGctttagcccctccccccgCGGCTCGCCGCGCGCCTCGCCCAGGAACTCGCCGCGCTCGCGCTCCCCGGCGCGCTCCGCGGACCACGGCCGCGGCTCGCCACAGCCAGCCGGCAGCCGGCTGCAGCAGCCGCGCCACTCGCTGCAGGGCCACGCCCACGACTCGCAGGCCAACGCCCTGAAGAACGAAG agaAGCTGCGGCGCAGTCTTCCCAACCTCACGCGCGCCTCGGCGGCGCCGGCGGTCCAGAACCCGGAGCCTGTGAAGAACAGCCGCAGCTACGAGTCCAACCTGCAGGTCCCCAACGGAGGGTCTCCACGGCAACAGAACCAGTCGGCCA cagcagctccgCCCCCGAgagcctccgccccctctcGCTCCTCCCCGAAACCCAAACAGCACCTCCAGAGCCCGGCCGCCCTGCGAG tCCCGTCTCCCAGTAAGCTGAGGACCCCGGTGACCCCGTCCCCGCTGGCCCTGAGGCAGCCGGTGAAGGCCACGTCTAACCCCGGCTCGGCCCCCTCCACGCCCACCCGCTCCCTGGCCCCCCCGCGCAGTGGTCTGCCCCGCCCCAGTgctgctgctggggggggggggatcccccTGCCCCGCAGCAAGCTGGCGCAGCCCGTACGCAG aagtcttcctgctcctcagtcCTACAGCGGCGGTGCAGGAGAGAACTGGAGAGAAGGTTGCTACTGA
- the slain2 gene encoding SLAIN motif-containing protein 2 isoform X6 — protein MEDINSNINADLEVRKLQDLVKKLEQQNEQLRSRSTTRSSSGTQQHQHQHHQQPHHRPLSDGGYDPSLTAGTAAGLAGGFPGGVGFGGGLENRSPRRSYDGVSFRRAYEFEGATAAADGGETSILDEVDILDLEDMDCLNEDEDSWLYEARPDSPQQNALSPIVWCRQALDNPSPEMESAKRSLIHRLDLTMSANKRRSLYGTPYSQQGYGTPYSQQGTPYSQQGSPYSQQGYGSPYSSPYSSGFNSPSSTLSRGPVVRQQLSSGNAAHQRNAAAAAERSAALERSAPPPAVSPQSSVDSELSTSEMDEDSVGSSNTYKLNDVTDVQILARMQEESLRQDYAASASRRSSGSSVQSLRRGAFSDQELDLQSLEDEEEAAHPAFHLPSSRFSPSPRGSPRASPRNSPRSRSPARSADHGRGSPQPAGSRLQQPRHSLQGHAHDSQANALKNEEKLRRSLPNLTRASAAPAVQNPEPVKNSRSYESNLQVPNGGSPRQQNQSAIPSPSKLRTPVTPSPLALRQPVKATSNPGSAPSTPTRSLAPPRSGLPRPSAAAGGGGIPLPRSKLAQPVRRSLPAPQSYSGGAGENWREGCY, from the exons ATGGAGGACATCAACTCGAACATCAACGCGGACCTGGAGGTGCGGAAGCTCCAGGACCTGGTGAAGAAGCTCGAGCAGCAGAACGAGCAGCTCCGGAGCCGGTCCACGACGCGGTCCTCGTCCGGGacccagcagcaccagcaccagcaccaccagcagccCCACCACAGACCCCTCAGCGACGGCGGCTACGACCCGTCGCTCACCGCGGGGACGGCAGCCGGGCTGGCCGGCGGCTTCCCCGGCGGGGTGGGGTTCGGCGGCGGGCTGGAGAACCGGAGCCCCCGGCGCTCCTACGACGGCGTCAGCTTCAGGAGGGCGTACGAGTTCGAGGGGGCGACGGCCGCCGCGGACGGCGGGGAGACGTCCATCCTGGACGAAGTGGACATCTTGGATCTCGAGGACATGGATTGTCTGAACGAGGACGAGGACAGCTG GCTGTACGAGGCCCGGCCCGACAGCCCCCAGCAGAACGCCCTGAGCCCCATCGTGTGGTGCCGCCAGGCGCTGGACAACCCCAGCCCGGAGATGGAGTCGGCCAAGCGCTCCCTCATCCACCGGCTGGACCTCACCATGTCAG CCAACAAGCGCAGGAGCCTGTATGGGACCCCCTACAGCCAGCAGGGCTATGGGACCCCCTACAGCCAGCAGGGGACCCCCTACAGCCAGCAGGGGAGCCCCTACAGCCAGCAGGGCTATGGGAGCCCCTACAGCAGCCCCTACAGCAGCGGCTtcaactccccctcctccaccctcagcAGAGGGCCCGTCGTCCGGCAGCAGCTCTCCTCCGGGAACGCAG CTCACCAGAGgaacgcggcggcggcggcggagaggAGCGCAGCGTTGGAGAGGAGCGCCCCTCCCCCGGCCGTGAGCCCCCAGTCGTCCGTGGACAGCGAGCTGAGCACCTCCGAGATGGACGAGGACTCGGTCGGCTCCTCCAACACCTACAAGCTCAACGACGTCACGGACGTCCAGATCCTGGCCCGCATGCAGGAGGAGA GTCTGAGGCAGGACTACGCGGCCTCGGCGTCGCGCCGCAGCTCGGGCTCGTCGGTCCAGTCTCTCCGCCGCGGCGCCTTCAGCGACCAGGAGCTGGACCTGCAGAgcctggaggacgaggaggaggcggcgcacCCGGCCTTCCACCTGCCCTCCAGCCGctttagcccctccccccgCGGCTCGCCGCGCGCCTCGCCCAGGAACTCGCCGCGCTCGCGCTCCCCGGCGCGCTCCGCGGACCACGGCCGCGGCTCGCCACAGCCAGCCGGCAGCCGGCTGCAGCAGCCGCGCCACTCGCTGCAGGGCCACGCCCACGACTCGCAGGCCAACGCCCTGAAGAACGAAG agaAGCTGCGGCGCAGTCTTCCCAACCTCACGCGCGCCTCGGCGGCGCCGGCGGTCCAGAACCCGGAGCCTGTGAAGAACAGCCGCAGCTACGAGTCCAACCTGCAGGTCCCCAACGGAGGGTCTCCACGGCAACAGAACCAGTCGGCCA tCCCGTCTCCCAGTAAGCTGAGGACCCCGGTGACCCCGTCCCCGCTGGCCCTGAGGCAGCCGGTGAAGGCCACGTCTAACCCCGGCTCGGCCCCCTCCACGCCCACCCGCTCCCTGGCCCCCCCGCGCAGTGGTCTGCCCCGCCCCAGTgctgctgctggggggggggggatcccccTGCCCCGCAGCAAGCTGGCGCAGCCCGTACGCAG aagtcttcctgctcctcagtcCTACAGCGGCGGTGCAGGAGAGAACTGGAGAGAAGGTTGCTACTGA
- the slain2 gene encoding SLAIN motif-containing protein 2 isoform X5, whose product MEDINSNINADLEVRKLQDLVKKLEQQNEQLRSRSTTRSSSGTQQHQHQHHQQPHHRPLSDGGYDPSLTAGTAAGLAGGFPGGVGFGGGLENRSPRRSYDGVSFRRAYEFEGATAAADGGETSILDEVDILDLEDMDCLNEDEDSWLYEARPDSPQQNALSPIVWCRQALDNPSPEMESAKRSLIHRLDLTMSANKRRSLYGTPYSQQGYGTPYSQQGTPYSQQGSPYSQQGYGSPYSSPYSSGFNSPSSTLSRGPVVRQQLSSGNAAHQRNAAAAAERSAALERSAPPPAVSPQSSVDSELSTSEMDEDSVGSSNTYKLNDVTDVQILARMQEESLRQDYAASASRRSSGSSVQSLRRGAFSDQELDLQSLEDEEEAAHPAFHLPSSRFSPSPRGSPRASPRNSPRSRSPARSADHGRGSPQPAGSRLQQPRHSLQGHAHDSQANALKNEEKLRRSLPNLTRASAAPAVQNPEPVKNSRSYESNLQVPNGGSPRQQNQSAIPLSCCFGEEGDFIPSPSKLRTPVTPSPLALRQPVKATSNPGSAPSTPTRSLAPPRSGLPRPSAAAGGGGIPLPRSKLAQPVRRSLPAPQSYSGGAGENWREGCY is encoded by the exons ATGGAGGACATCAACTCGAACATCAACGCGGACCTGGAGGTGCGGAAGCTCCAGGACCTGGTGAAGAAGCTCGAGCAGCAGAACGAGCAGCTCCGGAGCCGGTCCACGACGCGGTCCTCGTCCGGGacccagcagcaccagcaccagcaccaccagcagccCCACCACAGACCCCTCAGCGACGGCGGCTACGACCCGTCGCTCACCGCGGGGACGGCAGCCGGGCTGGCCGGCGGCTTCCCCGGCGGGGTGGGGTTCGGCGGCGGGCTGGAGAACCGGAGCCCCCGGCGCTCCTACGACGGCGTCAGCTTCAGGAGGGCGTACGAGTTCGAGGGGGCGACGGCCGCCGCGGACGGCGGGGAGACGTCCATCCTGGACGAAGTGGACATCTTGGATCTCGAGGACATGGATTGTCTGAACGAGGACGAGGACAGCTG GCTGTACGAGGCCCGGCCCGACAGCCCCCAGCAGAACGCCCTGAGCCCCATCGTGTGGTGCCGCCAGGCGCTGGACAACCCCAGCCCGGAGATGGAGTCGGCCAAGCGCTCCCTCATCCACCGGCTGGACCTCACCATGTCAG CCAACAAGCGCAGGAGCCTGTATGGGACCCCCTACAGCCAGCAGGGCTATGGGACCCCCTACAGCCAGCAGGGGACCCCCTACAGCCAGCAGGGGAGCCCCTACAGCCAGCAGGGCTATGGGAGCCCCTACAGCAGCCCCTACAGCAGCGGCTtcaactccccctcctccaccctcagcAGAGGGCCCGTCGTCCGGCAGCAGCTCTCCTCCGGGAACGCAG CTCACCAGAGgaacgcggcggcggcggcggagaggAGCGCAGCGTTGGAGAGGAGCGCCCCTCCCCCGGCCGTGAGCCCCCAGTCGTCCGTGGACAGCGAGCTGAGCACCTCCGAGATGGACGAGGACTCGGTCGGCTCCTCCAACACCTACAAGCTCAACGACGTCACGGACGTCCAGATCCTGGCCCGCATGCAGGAGGAGA GTCTGAGGCAGGACTACGCGGCCTCGGCGTCGCGCCGCAGCTCGGGCTCGTCGGTCCAGTCTCTCCGCCGCGGCGCCTTCAGCGACCAGGAGCTGGACCTGCAGAgcctggaggacgaggaggaggcggcgcacCCGGCCTTCCACCTGCCCTCCAGCCGctttagcccctccccccgCGGCTCGCCGCGCGCCTCGCCCAGGAACTCGCCGCGCTCGCGCTCCCCGGCGCGCTCCGCGGACCACGGCCGCGGCTCGCCACAGCCAGCCGGCAGCCGGCTGCAGCAGCCGCGCCACTCGCTGCAGGGCCACGCCCACGACTCGCAGGCCAACGCCCTGAAGAACGAAG agaAGCTGCGGCGCAGTCTTCCCAACCTCACGCGCGCCTCGGCGGCGCCGGCGGTCCAGAACCCGGAGCCTGTGAAGAACAGCCGCAGCTACGAGTCCAACCTGCAGGTCCCCAACGGAGGGTCTCCACGGCAACAGAACCAGTCGGCCA TCCCCCTCTCCTGTTGctttggagaagaaggagatttCA tCCCGTCTCCCAGTAAGCTGAGGACCCCGGTGACCCCGTCCCCGCTGGCCCTGAGGCAGCCGGTGAAGGCCACGTCTAACCCCGGCTCGGCCCCCTCCACGCCCACCCGCTCCCTGGCCCCCCCGCGCAGTGGTCTGCCCCGCCCCAGTgctgctgctggggggggggggatcccccTGCCCCGCAGCAAGCTGGCGCAGCCCGTACGCAG aagtcttcctgctcctcagtcCTACAGCGGCGGTGCAGGAGAGAACTGGAGAGAAGGTTGCTACTGA
- the slain2 gene encoding SLAIN motif-containing protein 2 isoform X1 has translation MEDINSNINADLEVRKLQDLVKKLEQQNEQLRSRSTTRSSSGTQQHQHQHHQQPHHRPLSDGGYDPSLTAGTAAGLAGGFPGGVGFGGGLENRSPRRSYDGVSFRRAYEFEGATAAADGGETSILDEVDILDLEDMDCLNEDEDSWLYEARPDSPQQNALSPIVWCRQALDNPSPEMESAKRSLIHRLDLTMSANKRRSLYGTPYSQQGYGTPYSQQGTPYSQQGSPYSQQGYGSPYSSPYSSGFNSPSSTLSRGPVVRQQLSSGNAAHQRNAAAAAERSAALERSAPPPAVSPQSSVDSELSTSEMDEDSVGSSNTYKLNDVTDVQILARMQEESLRQDYAASASRRSSGSSVQSLRRGAFSDQELDLQSLEDEEEAAHPAFHLPSSRFSPSPRGSPRASPRNSPRSRSPARSADHGRGSPQPAGSRLQQPRHSLQGHAHDSQANALKNEEKLRRSLPNLTRASAAPAVQNPEPVKNSRSYESNLQVPNGGSPRQQNQSATAAPPPRASAPSRSSPKPKQHLQSPAALRGNRVPLSCCFGEEGDFIPSPSKLRTPVTPSPLALRQPVKATSNPGSAPSTPTRSLAPPRSGLPRPSAAAGGGGIPLPRSKLAQPVRRSLPAPQSYSGGAGENWREGCY, from the exons ATGGAGGACATCAACTCGAACATCAACGCGGACCTGGAGGTGCGGAAGCTCCAGGACCTGGTGAAGAAGCTCGAGCAGCAGAACGAGCAGCTCCGGAGCCGGTCCACGACGCGGTCCTCGTCCGGGacccagcagcaccagcaccagcaccaccagcagccCCACCACAGACCCCTCAGCGACGGCGGCTACGACCCGTCGCTCACCGCGGGGACGGCAGCCGGGCTGGCCGGCGGCTTCCCCGGCGGGGTGGGGTTCGGCGGCGGGCTGGAGAACCGGAGCCCCCGGCGCTCCTACGACGGCGTCAGCTTCAGGAGGGCGTACGAGTTCGAGGGGGCGACGGCCGCCGCGGACGGCGGGGAGACGTCCATCCTGGACGAAGTGGACATCTTGGATCTCGAGGACATGGATTGTCTGAACGAGGACGAGGACAGCTG GCTGTACGAGGCCCGGCCCGACAGCCCCCAGCAGAACGCCCTGAGCCCCATCGTGTGGTGCCGCCAGGCGCTGGACAACCCCAGCCCGGAGATGGAGTCGGCCAAGCGCTCCCTCATCCACCGGCTGGACCTCACCATGTCAG CCAACAAGCGCAGGAGCCTGTATGGGACCCCCTACAGCCAGCAGGGCTATGGGACCCCCTACAGCCAGCAGGGGACCCCCTACAGCCAGCAGGGGAGCCCCTACAGCCAGCAGGGCTATGGGAGCCCCTACAGCAGCCCCTACAGCAGCGGCTtcaactccccctcctccaccctcagcAGAGGGCCCGTCGTCCGGCAGCAGCTCTCCTCCGGGAACGCAG CTCACCAGAGgaacgcggcggcggcggcggagaggAGCGCAGCGTTGGAGAGGAGCGCCCCTCCCCCGGCCGTGAGCCCCCAGTCGTCCGTGGACAGCGAGCTGAGCACCTCCGAGATGGACGAGGACTCGGTCGGCTCCTCCAACACCTACAAGCTCAACGACGTCACGGACGTCCAGATCCTGGCCCGCATGCAGGAGGAGA GTCTGAGGCAGGACTACGCGGCCTCGGCGTCGCGCCGCAGCTCGGGCTCGTCGGTCCAGTCTCTCCGCCGCGGCGCCTTCAGCGACCAGGAGCTGGACCTGCAGAgcctggaggacgaggaggaggcggcgcacCCGGCCTTCCACCTGCCCTCCAGCCGctttagcccctccccccgCGGCTCGCCGCGCGCCTCGCCCAGGAACTCGCCGCGCTCGCGCTCCCCGGCGCGCTCCGCGGACCACGGCCGCGGCTCGCCACAGCCAGCCGGCAGCCGGCTGCAGCAGCCGCGCCACTCGCTGCAGGGCCACGCCCACGACTCGCAGGCCAACGCCCTGAAGAACGAAG agaAGCTGCGGCGCAGTCTTCCCAACCTCACGCGCGCCTCGGCGGCGCCGGCGGTCCAGAACCCGGAGCCTGTGAAGAACAGCCGCAGCTACGAGTCCAACCTGCAGGTCCCCAACGGAGGGTCTCCACGGCAACAGAACCAGTCGGCCA cagcagctccgCCCCCGAgagcctccgccccctctcGCTCCTCCCCGAAACCCAAACAGCACCTCCAGAGCCCGGCCGCCCTGCGAGGTAACCGAG TCCCCCTCTCCTGTTGctttggagaagaaggagatttCA tCCCGTCTCCCAGTAAGCTGAGGACCCCGGTGACCCCGTCCCCGCTGGCCCTGAGGCAGCCGGTGAAGGCCACGTCTAACCCCGGCTCGGCCCCCTCCACGCCCACCCGCTCCCTGGCCCCCCCGCGCAGTGGTCTGCCCCGCCCCAGTgctgctgctggggggggggggatcccccTGCCCCGCAGCAAGCTGGCGCAGCCCGTACGCAG aagtcttcctgctcctcagtcCTACAGCGGCGGTGCAGGAGAGAACTGGAGAGAAGGTTGCTACTGA
- the slain2 gene encoding SLAIN motif-containing protein 2 isoform X2, which produces MEDINSNINADLEVRKLQDLVKKLEQQNEQLRSRSTTRSSSGTQQHQHQHHQQPHHRPLSDGGYDPSLTAGTAAGLAGGFPGGVGFGGGLENRSPRRSYDGVSFRRAYEFEGATAAADGGETSILDEVDILDLEDMDCLNEDEDSWLYEARPDSPQQNALSPIVWCRQALDNPSPEMESAKRSLIHRLDLTMSANKRRSLYGTPYSQQGYGTPYSQQGTPYSQQGSPYSQQGYGSPYSSPYSSGFNSPSSTLSRGPVVRQQLSSGNAAHQRNAAAAAERSAALERSAPPPAVSPQSSVDSELSTSEMDEDSVGSSNTYKLNDVTDVQILARMQEESLRQDYAASASRRSSGSSVQSLRRGAFSDQELDLQSLEDEEEAAHPAFHLPSSRFSPSPRGSPRASPRNSPRSRSPARSADHGRGSPQPAGSRLQQPRHSLQGHAHDSQANALKNEEKLRRSLPNLTRASAAPAVQNPEPVKNSRSYESNLQVPNGGSPRQQNQSATAAPPPRASAPSRSSPKPKQHLQSPAALRVPLSCCFGEEGDFIPSPSKLRTPVTPSPLALRQPVKATSNPGSAPSTPTRSLAPPRSGLPRPSAAAGGGGIPLPRSKLAQPVRRSLPAPQSYSGGAGENWREGCY; this is translated from the exons ATGGAGGACATCAACTCGAACATCAACGCGGACCTGGAGGTGCGGAAGCTCCAGGACCTGGTGAAGAAGCTCGAGCAGCAGAACGAGCAGCTCCGGAGCCGGTCCACGACGCGGTCCTCGTCCGGGacccagcagcaccagcaccagcaccaccagcagccCCACCACAGACCCCTCAGCGACGGCGGCTACGACCCGTCGCTCACCGCGGGGACGGCAGCCGGGCTGGCCGGCGGCTTCCCCGGCGGGGTGGGGTTCGGCGGCGGGCTGGAGAACCGGAGCCCCCGGCGCTCCTACGACGGCGTCAGCTTCAGGAGGGCGTACGAGTTCGAGGGGGCGACGGCCGCCGCGGACGGCGGGGAGACGTCCATCCTGGACGAAGTGGACATCTTGGATCTCGAGGACATGGATTGTCTGAACGAGGACGAGGACAGCTG GCTGTACGAGGCCCGGCCCGACAGCCCCCAGCAGAACGCCCTGAGCCCCATCGTGTGGTGCCGCCAGGCGCTGGACAACCCCAGCCCGGAGATGGAGTCGGCCAAGCGCTCCCTCATCCACCGGCTGGACCTCACCATGTCAG CCAACAAGCGCAGGAGCCTGTATGGGACCCCCTACAGCCAGCAGGGCTATGGGACCCCCTACAGCCAGCAGGGGACCCCCTACAGCCAGCAGGGGAGCCCCTACAGCCAGCAGGGCTATGGGAGCCCCTACAGCAGCCCCTACAGCAGCGGCTtcaactccccctcctccaccctcagcAGAGGGCCCGTCGTCCGGCAGCAGCTCTCCTCCGGGAACGCAG CTCACCAGAGgaacgcggcggcggcggcggagaggAGCGCAGCGTTGGAGAGGAGCGCCCCTCCCCCGGCCGTGAGCCCCCAGTCGTCCGTGGACAGCGAGCTGAGCACCTCCGAGATGGACGAGGACTCGGTCGGCTCCTCCAACACCTACAAGCTCAACGACGTCACGGACGTCCAGATCCTGGCCCGCATGCAGGAGGAGA GTCTGAGGCAGGACTACGCGGCCTCGGCGTCGCGCCGCAGCTCGGGCTCGTCGGTCCAGTCTCTCCGCCGCGGCGCCTTCAGCGACCAGGAGCTGGACCTGCAGAgcctggaggacgaggaggaggcggcgcacCCGGCCTTCCACCTGCCCTCCAGCCGctttagcccctccccccgCGGCTCGCCGCGCGCCTCGCCCAGGAACTCGCCGCGCTCGCGCTCCCCGGCGCGCTCCGCGGACCACGGCCGCGGCTCGCCACAGCCAGCCGGCAGCCGGCTGCAGCAGCCGCGCCACTCGCTGCAGGGCCACGCCCACGACTCGCAGGCCAACGCCCTGAAGAACGAAG agaAGCTGCGGCGCAGTCTTCCCAACCTCACGCGCGCCTCGGCGGCGCCGGCGGTCCAGAACCCGGAGCCTGTGAAGAACAGCCGCAGCTACGAGTCCAACCTGCAGGTCCCCAACGGAGGGTCTCCACGGCAACAGAACCAGTCGGCCA cagcagctccgCCCCCGAgagcctccgccccctctcGCTCCTCCCCGAAACCCAAACAGCACCTCCAGAGCCCGGCCGCCCTGCGAG TCCCCCTCTCCTGTTGctttggagaagaaggagatttCA tCCCGTCTCCCAGTAAGCTGAGGACCCCGGTGACCCCGTCCCCGCTGGCCCTGAGGCAGCCGGTGAAGGCCACGTCTAACCCCGGCTCGGCCCCCTCCACGCCCACCCGCTCCCTGGCCCCCCCGCGCAGTGGTCTGCCCCGCCCCAGTgctgctgctggggggggggggatcccccTGCCCCGCAGCAAGCTGGCGCAGCCCGTACGCAG aagtcttcctgctcctcagtcCTACAGCGGCGGTGCAGGAGAGAACTGGAGAGAAGGTTGCTACTGA